In the genome of Chryseobacterium sp. 52, the window TACCGTCTTTTCCCTGTTGGAAGACTTGACCGTTCTACAACCGGAGTTATTCTTTTAACGAATGACGGCCACATGACGAAAAAACTGACGCATCCTTCTTTTGATGCCAAAAAGATTTATCATGTGACACTGGATAAGAAACTGAGCCAGGAAGATATGAAACTGATTGTAGAAGGTATCCGTCTTGATGAAGGAATAGCCATTGTAGATCAGATTTCATACATTGAAGGAAAACCTAAAAACGAAATCGGGATTGAAATTCATTCCGGATGGAACCGTGTAATCAGAAGAATTTTCCAAAGACTTGGATATGAAGTGGAAGCTTTAGACAGAGTGATGTTTGCAGGTCTTACGAAGAAGAATATCAAACGTGGACACTGGAGAATCCTAACAGATCTAGAAGTTAATACTCTTAAAATGCTTTAAAAGCAAGTAATTTTAAGAAAGTTATAAGTATAAAAAAGCCGCAGAAATTATATTTCTGCGGCTTTTTTTATGTCTTGAGTTTTAAAAATAAAAGTTCTAATTGAAATCTCATTAAACAAAACCCGTAAATTATTCCTTCAGAAACTGAGGAACCTTTCTTTGCGGATGGGCCTGTTCGAAAGTATAAGCCATATTAATCAGTTTTCCTTCGCTCCACTTTTCAGCAGAAAATAAAATTCCGACAGGTAATCCGTCAATATAGCCCATTGTAAGGGTAAGGCTCGGGTATCCTGCGATGGCTGCAGCATCTGCACTTCCAAAAGAATAATGATCCCCGTTTTCTAAATCTGTTTTCCATGCTTCTGTAGTCGTAGGCGAAATAATGGCATCCAGTTTATATTTTTTCATAGCGAGATCTATCCCTTTTTGGCGACTGCCTTCCTGAGCAATTTTCACTGCTTTTGCATAATTTTTATCTTTTGTGCCCTTGCTTTTAGCTGATAATTCTAAAAACTCCTGCCCGAAATATTTCAGTTCTTCCTGGTTGTCTTTATTGAAAGCTATTAATTCGTCTATGTTTTTTATAGGGGCATTTTTACCAAGCGAAGTAAAATAATCGTTCAAACCATCTTTAAACTCATCAATCATCAGTTCCAGCGATTTTTCATGCACTTCTCCGGAAAGCAGATCATTTTCTATTTCTACGATAACAGCACCCTGGCTTTCCAAAACCTTTAAGGTCTCCAGGAAAAGCTCATCTACTTTTTTACTGCCTCCCTGCGTGATTCCTTTTACATAGCCTAATCTTTTTCCTTTCAAGCCATTTACATTCAGAAACAGGGTATAATCTTTATGTAAAAATGGTGTATTACCGATGGTTTTTACATCATTTTTATCTTCACCAACCATACTTCCGAGGCTTATGGCAATGTCTTTCACAGTTCTGGCCATGGGACCTGCGGTATCCTGTGAACTTGAAATAGGAATAATTCCCTGTCTGGAAATCAGTCCTACGGTAGGTTTCAATCCTACAACTCCATTGATGCTGGATGGGCAGACGATGGAGCCGTTGGTTTCCGTACCTATAGCCACAATACCAAGATTGGCTGATATTGCTGCTCCTGAACCGGCACTGGAACCGCAGGTATTTCTGTCTAATTGATACGGATTTTTCGTAAGTCCGCCCAGACCGCTCCAGCCACTCGTAGATTTCATGCCCCGGAAATTGGCCCATTCACTGAGATTGGTTTTTCCAATAATTACGGCACCGGCTGCTCTTAATTTTTTAACGAGATAGCTGTCCTGTAAAGGAAAAGAATTCTTCAATGCCAAAGATCCTGCCGTATTTGGCATTTTATCATGAGTGTCTATATTGTCTTTCAGAAGAACAGGAATTCCGAATAGCTGTTGATTTTTAAAATTCACATTGATATGGTCTAAAGAATCTGCAATTTTAATTGCGTCCGGATTGATGGTAATGATGGAATTGAGTTGCGCTCCGTTTTTATCAACATCATTAATGCGTTTCAGATAGGCTTCTACAACCTCTTTTACTGAAACTTTATGATCTTTGTAAAGACTTTGAATCTTCTGAATGTCATATTCCAGATATTTAAATGGAGTATCTAATGTATTCTGAGCTTTTGGAAAAAAGGCAGTGAAAAATACAGCGAGTAAAATACTTTTTTTCATTGAAGGTGTTTCTTTCAAATATAGATAATTATCTTAAACAGCATAACATTAAAAAGCGATAAGTTTGATCCTGTTCAAACGTAAATCATTTCCAATATGAAAGTTATTGGGAATAAAAAAAGACGTGGAAATGTTATTTTCACGTCTTTTTCTTATTTATTTAAAGATTATTATAAAATTTTATCCAAGAACGGTAATTCCTTTCTGAAGCATTTCATAAATAGCATCTCTGCCATTTTCCGGTTTTACATTGACTGCTTTGGTTCCATTAAAATGCAGACATGTTATATATCCGTTGGCTACAGCATCTGTACTGGTGAATTTCACACAATAATCCAATGCCAAACCTACAATTTCCACCAATTGAATATCATGGTATTTTAAAAAATCATCCAGCCCTGTCTTCATAAAGTGATTATTGTCCTGAAAACCGCTGTAAGCATCAATTTCAGTATTTTTCCCTTTCTGGATAATATGGGTTACTTTATCTCTGTTCAGATCTTTATGGAATTCTGCTCCGAAAGTTCCCTGAACACAGTGATCCGGCCACATAAACTGCGGAACACCGTTTAGGATGATACTTTCACCTACTTTTCTGTTGTTATTGCTTGCAAAACTTTTATGATCAGCAGGATGCCAGTCTTGGGTAAGAACAATCTGGTCATATTCATTCTCTTCCATCAAAAGATTGATATAGGGAATAACTTCGTTGGCTTCCGGAACTGCTAATGCGCCGCCTTCACAGAAATCATTCTGTACATCTACGATTATTAACGCTTTTTTCATATTTAGATTTCTCGAATTTTGGATAAAATTACTCAAAAAATTGTCCAAAATTAAAATATCGGACAAATCGGCAATATAAAATTTCTGAAATAATAGAAGAGCCGGCTCAGAGACAAAATAAATTCTTTATTGTATTCCATTTCGGGCTATAAACCAAATATCAATAGCTTATCTTTGCACTAAATAAGTATTTTATGTCATTTGAGTCTTTAGGATTATCACACAATATTATCCGTTCTGTTAACAAATTAGGGTATTTGAAACCATTTCCCATTCAGGAGCAGGCTGTGCCTGTTATTCTGCAGGGAAAAGATCTAATGGGGATTGCACAGACAGGTTCCGGGAAAACGGCTTGTTTTGTAATGCCTATTTTGGAGAAATTACAGAATTCAGAAGTTAAGAAAGATCGTAATGTTCAGGTTTTAATATTGGTTCCTACTCGTGAATTGGCCATTCAGATTGATGAAGTGTTCAGAGCTTTTACTGAGAATCTGAAGCGTGAGATTCGTACAATGGCTGTTTATGGAGGTGTTTCTATCAATCCGCAGATGAAAGGAATGTTTGGGGTAGAAGTTCTTATTGCAACGCCTGGTCGTTTATTAGACTTAATAGATCATAATGCATTGAGTATTTCAGGTATCCAGCATTTAGTGGTTGATGAAGCCGATAAGATGTTTCAGTTAGGCTTCGGTGAAGAGATGAATAAGCTTTTCGCTCTGATGCCTGTTGCCAAACAAACAACTTTGTTTTCTGCGACTTTAAATGATAAAGTTTCTGAAATGAAGGAACGTTTATCTATTAATCCTACCATTATTGAAATCAAAAAAGAAGAAGTTGAAATTGACAATATTGAACAATTGGCCTATCATGTTTCTCCTGAAGATAAAGGCCCTTTTTTACGGTATTTAATTAAAGAAAAGAAAGTTGAAAAAGCATTAATCTTTGTATCATCCACAAGAGCTGCAGATAACTTAGTGGAAAAGCTTAAAAAGAATAAAATAAAGGCTGTAGCCATTCACAGTCAGAAATCGCAGGGTGCCCGTAGAAATAATTTAGAAGAGTTTAAAGTAAATGGAGCTCAGTTTTTAGTTGCTACAGACTTAATTGGCCGTGGTATTCACATTGAGTCTTTACCTTGCGTGATCAATTATGAATTACCACGTTCTCCTTTGGATTACATTCACCGTATCGGTAGAACGGGGCGTGCCAATGAAAAAGGAACTGCCATTAATATTCTGACGGATGACGAATTG includes:
- the pncA gene encoding bifunctional nicotinamidase/pyrazinamidase, whose protein sequence is MKKALIIVDVQNDFCEGGALAVPEANEVIPYINLLMEENEYDQIVLTQDWHPADHKSFASNNNRKVGESIILNGVPQFMWPDHCVQGTFGAEFHKDLNRDKVTHIIQKGKNTEIDAYSGFQDNNHFMKTGLDDFLKYHDIQLVEIVGLALDYCVKFTSTDAVANGYITCLHFNGTKAVNVKPENGRDAIYEMLQKGITVLG
- a CDS encoding DEAD/DEAH box helicase, with translation MSFESLGLSHNIIRSVNKLGYLKPFPIQEQAVPVILQGKDLMGIAQTGSGKTACFVMPILEKLQNSEVKKDRNVQVLILVPTRELAIQIDEVFRAFTENLKREIRTMAVYGGVSINPQMKGMFGVEVLIATPGRLLDLIDHNALSISGIQHLVVDEADKMFQLGFGEEMNKLFALMPVAKQTTLFSATLNDKVSEMKERLSINPTIIEIKKEEVEIDNIEQLAYHVSPEDKGPFLRYLIKEKKVEKALIFVSSTRAADNLVEKLKKNKIKAVAIHSQKSQGARRNNLEEFKVNGAQFLVATDLIGRGIHIESLPCVINYELPRSPLDYIHRIGRTGRANEKGTAINILTDDELQHFRVIQKKMGKKVTLQRTEGIDLHGY
- a CDS encoding amidase yields the protein MKKSILLAVFFTAFFPKAQNTLDTPFKYLEYDIQKIQSLYKDHKVSVKEVVEAYLKRINDVDKNGAQLNSIITINPDAIKIADSLDHINVNFKNQQLFGIPVLLKDNIDTHDKMPNTAGSLALKNSFPLQDSYLVKKLRAAGAVIIGKTNLSEWANFRGMKSTSGWSGLGGLTKNPYQLDRNTCGSSAGSGAAISANLGIVAIGTETNGSIVCPSSINGVVGLKPTVGLISRQGIIPISSSQDTAGPMARTVKDIAISLGSMVGEDKNDVKTIGNTPFLHKDYTLFLNVNGLKGKRLGYVKGITQGGSKKVDELFLETLKVLESQGAVIVEIENDLLSGEVHEKSLELMIDEFKDGLNDYFTSLGKNAPIKNIDELIAFNKDNQEELKYFGQEFLELSAKSKGTKDKNYAKAVKIAQEGSRQKGIDLAMKKYKLDAIISPTTTEAWKTDLENGDHYSFGSADAAAIAGYPSLTLTMGYIDGLPVGILFSAEKWSEGKLINMAYTFEQAHPQRKVPQFLKE